One stretch of Bradyrhizobium canariense DNA includes these proteins:
- a CDS encoding TRAP transporter large permease — translation MLTLLFLVLFFGLLAAGMPIFLVLGMCAGILYIATGEPLIGAAQMVINKLNSTTLMALPLFVMAAAFMRSGGVAKALVDVATAWLGGIRGSLGLVTVVACTLFAAICGSSVATALAMGTILVPAMIERGYPRSFALGVVGASGTIGIVVPPSLALILYGIVAEQSVPRLFLAGVLPGLLQAAAFALWVLYYARRNNFPVEPVLPLAERLRVTGRAIPALAVPLVVTVGIYGGVVTVTEAAALSAAVALLVSLIFYRGFHWTQTLKVITEGIRSAATIMLIVATALAFGHWMTESGIPNQLVNFVIGHHFATWQFLLIINGLLLVLGCFLEVTATLLLVLPILAPALTPLGVDPVHFSIIFTHNMEIGLVHPPVGLNLFVLSTISSAPIGEVIRGILPFLILLLIVLAIITYVPVLTLWLPNAVFG, via the coding sequence ATGCTGACGCTCCTGTTCCTGGTGTTGTTCTTCGGGCTGCTCGCGGCCGGGATGCCGATTTTCCTGGTGCTCGGCATGTGCGCCGGCATTCTCTACATCGCCACCGGCGAGCCGCTGATCGGCGCGGCGCAGATGGTGATCAACAAGCTCAACTCGACGACGCTGATGGCGCTGCCGTTATTCGTCATGGCGGCCGCCTTCATGCGCTCGGGCGGCGTCGCCAAGGCGCTGGTCGATGTCGCGACCGCCTGGCTCGGCGGCATCAGGGGATCGCTCGGCCTCGTGACCGTGGTGGCGTGCACATTGTTTGCGGCGATCTGCGGCTCCAGCGTGGCGACGGCGCTGGCGATGGGCACCATCCTGGTGCCGGCGATGATCGAGCGCGGTTATCCGCGCTCCTTTGCGCTCGGCGTGGTCGGCGCTTCCGGCACCATCGGCATCGTTGTGCCGCCCTCGCTCGCGCTCATCCTCTACGGCATCGTCGCGGAGCAATCGGTGCCACGGCTGTTCCTGGCCGGCGTGCTTCCGGGCCTGCTGCAGGCCGCGGCGTTCGCGTTGTGGGTTTTGTATTATGCGCGGCGAAACAATTTCCCGGTCGAGCCGGTGTTGCCGCTGGCGGAGCGATTGCGCGTCACCGGGCGCGCGATTCCGGCGCTGGCGGTGCCGCTGGTCGTCACGGTCGGAATCTATGGCGGCGTCGTCACGGTCACGGAAGCCGCGGCGCTATCGGCCGCGGTGGCGCTTTTGGTCTCGCTGATCTTTTATCGCGGCTTTCACTGGACGCAGACCCTGAAGGTCATCACCGAGGGCATTCGCAGCGCCGCCACCATCATGCTGATCGTGGCGACCGCGCTGGCGTTCGGCCATTGGATGACCGAGTCCGGCATCCCCAATCAGCTTGTCAACTTCGTCATCGGCCATCACTTCGCGACCTGGCAGTTCCTGCTGATCATCAACGGCTTGTTGCTGGTGCTCGGCTGTTTCCTGGAAGTCACCGCGACGCTGTTGCTGGTGCTGCCGATCCTGGCGCCGGCGCTGACGCCGCTTGGGGTCGATCCCGTGCATTTCTCGATCATCTTCACCCACAACATGGAAATCGGGCTGGTTCATCCGCCGGTCGGGCTCAACCTCTTTGTGCTCTCGACTATTTCGTCCGCGCCGATCGGCGAGGTGATTCGCGGCATCCTGCCGTTTCTGATCCTGCTGTTGATCGTGCTCGCCATCATCACCTACGTGCCGGTGCTGACACTGTGGTTACCGAACGCCGTGTTTGGCTGA
- a CDS encoding TRAP transporter small permease — MVQFKASVVLGWWDRIEETLVGLLGLIALVIGLLQVIGRYIDPARAISYAEEVIVYLIIWAIMIVSSQLVRRDGHVRPDLVLRLLPSRALRIVEIFNCLVAIVFCGALVWYGWEIVDTSLLISETSSTDLQFPMWIYYLALPVGSALMLVRYIMRLVRFAFFFDPATMTVGQVLHDEMPGGLSPPLTDR, encoded by the coding sequence GTGGTCCAGTTCAAGGCATCGGTGGTGCTCGGCTGGTGGGATCGGATCGAGGAGACCCTGGTGGGTCTCCTCGGTTTGATTGCACTGGTGATCGGACTGCTTCAGGTGATCGGGCGTTATATCGATCCGGCGCGCGCCATCAGCTACGCCGAAGAGGTCATCGTCTATCTCATCATCTGGGCGATCATGATCGTCTCCAGCCAGCTGGTGCGCCGCGACGGCCATGTGCGGCCCGATCTGGTGCTGCGCCTGCTGCCGTCGCGGGCTTTACGCATTGTCGAAATATTCAATTGCCTGGTCGCCATCGTGTTCTGCGGCGCGCTGGTCTGGTACGGCTGGGAGATCGTCGACACCTCGCTTCTGATCAGCGAAACCAGCTCGACCGATCTGCAATTCCCGATGTGGATTTATTATCTGGCGTTGCCGGTGGGCAGCGCACTCATGCTGGTGCGCTACATCATGCGTCTGGTTCGTTTCGCGTTTTTCTTCGACCCGGCGACCATGACCGTCGGACAGGTGCTTCACGACGAGATGCCGGGCGGACTTTCCCCACCGCTGACCGATCGCTAG
- the dctP gene encoding TRAP transporter substrate-binding protein DctP, which produces MAQRFSRRSFVLASIAATAAPAFIRSARADEPIRLRCSLDTAPSHLRNVSIKDYLGKVEAASGGKIKAELFESGQLYPDLEVGKALIQGQVEMAAPGSWTITGIVSDADCFQLPVLYGQPIELIHRVIDGKPGQYLNGQIQQKLRSHVIGPYLDLGFQNWYSANKPVASLDDLKGMKIRNSGGAGQAWRARFLGAIPNTTAWPNVPLALSQGTFDGLVSSNESLVSAKLWDSGVKFALEDHQFTAEYIPLLSQAFWDKLPPDLQKMMTDIWAQNIPAYRANMAAAQTKARATLEEHGVKFTDPTPEQSAAARKRMMVEQDQLAKDIKIAPEMVKLIMAEAGSGS; this is translated from the coding sequence ATGGCGCAGCGCTTTTCACGCCGCAGTTTTGTCCTTGCCTCGATTGCCGCCACCGCCGCGCCGGCCTTTATCCGGTCCGCGCGAGCTGATGAGCCGATCCGGCTGCGTTGCTCGTTGGACACCGCGCCGTCGCATCTCCGTAACGTGTCGATCAAGGATTATCTCGGCAAGGTCGAGGCCGCCTCCGGCGGCAAGATCAAGGCCGAATTGTTCGAGAGCGGCCAGCTCTATCCCGATCTCGAGGTCGGCAAGGCGCTGATCCAGGGCCAGGTCGAAATGGCCGCGCCCGGCAGTTGGACCATCACCGGCATCGTTTCCGACGCAGATTGTTTTCAGCTCCCGGTGCTCTATGGCCAGCCGATCGAGCTGATCCATCGCGTCATCGACGGCAAACCCGGGCAATATCTCAACGGGCAGATCCAGCAAAAACTGCGCTCGCACGTGATCGGGCCGTATCTCGATCTCGGTTTTCAGAACTGGTACAGCGCCAACAAGCCGGTCGCGAGCCTTGATGATCTCAAGGGCATGAAGATCCGCAATTCCGGCGGCGCCGGCCAGGCATGGCGCGCGCGTTTCCTCGGCGCCATCCCCAACACCACGGCGTGGCCCAACGTGCCGCTGGCGTTGTCGCAAGGCACTTTCGACGGGCTGGTCAGTTCGAACGAAAGCCTGGTCAGCGCGAAACTCTGGGATTCCGGCGTCAAATTCGCGCTGGAGGATCACCAGTTCACCGCCGAATATATTCCACTGCTGAGCCAGGCGTTCTGGGACAAGCTCCCGCCCGATCTGCAGAAGATGATGACGGACATCTGGGCGCAGAACATCCCGGCCTATCGCGCCAACATGGCCGCGGCCCAGACCAAGGCGCGCGCGACGCTTGAAGAGCATGGCGTCAAGTTCACCGATCCGACGCCGGAGCAGAGCGCCGCGGCGCGCAAGCGGATGATGGTGGAGCAGGATCAACTGGCGAAAGACATCAAGATCGCGCCCGAGATGGTCAAGCTCATCATGGCTGAAGCCGGCAGCGGCAGCTAA
- a CDS encoding ABC transporter substrate-binding protein has protein sequence MGLACLIAFCVAGQAQAAPAGCAALQAKYPAWKGKTLVNAINPHTPGYEAIDPKDPDKYVGFDIDLGEQIGECLGFKLTYKAVTFAALLTTLSSGQADIVISDIYATKERAKAADFITYSKVFDGVLVAKGNPKKIDGINMSMCGAAAAENTGFVEVPLVQDLVPKCKAEGKPEPTLQLYDNNANCIQAILAGRADTYVNDVNTVDQAVKANPDKLEKAIAVTIPYSVGIGVPKDKPEFRDAVLAALILLQKDGTHMALLKKWDLDVNNFKEPDILSVN, from the coding sequence ATGGGCCTTGCGTGCCTGATTGCATTTTGCGTTGCCGGGCAGGCGCAGGCCGCACCTGCGGGATGTGCAGCGTTGCAGGCGAAATATCCGGCCTGGAAAGGCAAGACGCTCGTCAACGCCATCAACCCTCACACGCCCGGCTATGAAGCGATCGATCCGAAAGACCCGGACAAATATGTCGGCTTCGACATCGATCTCGGCGAGCAGATCGGCGAATGCCTCGGCTTCAAGCTGACCTACAAGGCGGTGACGTTCGCTGCCCTGCTGACGACATTGTCGAGCGGTCAGGCCGACATCGTGATCTCGGATATCTACGCCACCAAGGAACGCGCCAAGGCGGCCGACTTCATCACCTATTCGAAGGTGTTCGATGGCGTGCTGGTCGCCAAGGGCAACCCGAAGAAGATCGACGGCATCAACATGTCGATGTGCGGCGCCGCGGCGGCCGAAAATACCGGCTTTGTCGAAGTCCCGCTGGTTCAGGACCTGGTCCCGAAATGCAAGGCCGAAGGCAAGCCCGAGCCGACGCTTCAGCTCTATGACAACAACGCCAACTGCATTCAGGCGATCCTGGCCGGCCGCGCCGACACCTATGTCAACGATGTCAACACCGTGGACCAGGCGGTGAAGGCCAATCCGGACAAGTTGGAGAAGGCGATCGCGGTGACGATCCCCTACTCGGTCGGCATCGGCGTGCCAAAGGACAAGCCTGAATTCCGCGACGCGGTGCTTGCGGCACTGATCCTGCTTCAGAAGGACGGCACGCACATGGCGCTACTGAAGAAGTGGGATCTCGATGTGAACAACTTCAAGGAACCCGACATCCTCTCGGTCAACTGA
- a CDS encoding amino acid ABC transporter permease/ATP-binding protein: MSLFAHYLSLPYLIEGVWFTLAVTALGLTGGLLLGLALAAMQLSRFWMLAAFARGYTVIFRGTPLILQMVFAYDALPQIGLKLSAVGAAGLALAANEAPFIAEMLRAGVLGIDRGQVLAGQALGMTPALLMRRIIAPQAFRMMIPALGNETVSALKNSSLASVISVQELTLRSTQLASSTFDFFSIFFASGLIYLLLTGGVSLIQLAVEWMLDLDRPATENRLSRLLPWYRAPLLPELIDEEPNQVTPATAPTRPDNVIPYTASKDAKAARAERTKRAETLARNNVAVDVNDLYKAYGKQAVLARVNLTVRVGEVIALLGPSGSGKSTLLRCINHLEGWDAGIVMVGGRRMGFSGDGKPLSPRAIAEERASVGVGMVFQQFNLFGHLTALENVAGPLRWVHGVSRVDADRRARELLERVGLSHRAHALPRHLSGGQQQRVAIARAIAPNPSVLLLDEPTSALDPELVNEVLEVIRRLAVEDGLTMIISTHQLRFADEVADRVMFLSDGNIIEEGPAHEVLTNPRNPITARFLSVMEAEKPPA, translated from the coding sequence ATGTCGTTATTCGCCCACTATCTCAGCCTGCCGTATCTGATCGAGGGCGTCTGGTTCACCCTGGCGGTGACGGCCCTCGGTCTGACCGGCGGGCTGTTGCTCGGTCTGGCCCTTGCGGCGATGCAGCTCAGCCGTTTCTGGATGCTGGCTGCATTCGCCCGGGGCTACACCGTGATCTTCCGCGGCACGCCGCTGATTCTGCAGATGGTGTTCGCCTACGACGCGCTGCCGCAGATCGGCCTCAAGCTGAGCGCGGTCGGCGCTGCCGGTCTTGCGTTGGCCGCCAATGAAGCGCCCTTCATCGCCGAGATGCTGCGCGCGGGCGTGCTCGGCATTGACCGCGGTCAGGTATTGGCCGGCCAGGCGCTCGGGATGACGCCGGCGCTGCTGATGCGGCGCATCATCGCGCCGCAGGCCTTCCGCATGATGATTCCCGCGCTCGGCAACGAGACCGTCAGCGCCCTGAAAAATTCGTCGCTGGCGAGCGTGATCTCGGTGCAGGAACTGACGCTGCGAAGCACGCAGCTCGCGTCCTCGACCTTCGACTTCTTCTCGATCTTCTTCGCCTCGGGGCTGATCTATCTCCTGCTCACCGGCGGGGTCAGCCTGATCCAGCTCGCCGTCGAATGGATGCTCGATCTCGACCGGCCGGCGACCGAGAACCGCCTGAGCCGCCTGCTGCCCTGGTATCGCGCGCCGTTGCTCCCCGAGTTGATCGACGAAGAGCCCAATCAAGTCACGCCGGCCACCGCCCCCACGCGACCCGACAATGTCATTCCCTACACGGCCTCGAAGGATGCCAAAGCCGCGCGGGCGGAGCGGACCAAGCGCGCCGAAACGCTGGCTCGCAACAATGTAGCCGTCGACGTCAACGATCTCTACAAGGCCTATGGCAAGCAGGCCGTGCTCGCGCGCGTCAATTTGACGGTACGGGTCGGCGAAGTCATCGCGCTGCTCGGCCCGAGCGGCTCCGGCAAAAGCACGCTGCTCCGCTGCATCAATCACCTCGAAGGCTGGGACGCCGGCATCGTCATGGTCGGCGGCCGCCGCATGGGTTTTAGCGGCGACGGCAAGCCGCTGTCGCCGCGCGCCATCGCCGAAGAGCGCGCCAGCGTCGGCGTCGGCATGGTGTTCCAGCAATTCAATCTGTTCGGCCATCTGACGGCGCTGGAGAATGTCGCCGGTCCGCTGCGCTGGGTTCACGGCGTTTCGCGAGTGGACGCCGACCGCCGCGCGCGCGAGCTGCTCGAACGCGTCGGCCTCAGCCACCGCGCGCATGCGTTGCCGCGGCATCTGTCCGGCGGACAACAACAGCGCGTCGCGATCGCGCGCGCGATTGCTCCCAACCCGAGTGTTCTTCTGCTCGATGAACCCACCTCCGCGCTTGACCCGGAGTTGGTCAACGAAGTGCTCGAAGTAATCCGGCGGCTCGCCGTCGAGGACGGCCTGACCATGATCATCTCGACGCATCAATTGCGCTTTGCCGACGAGGTTGCCGACCGCGTCATGTTCCTCAGCGACGGCAACATTATCGAGGAAGGTCCGGCGCACGAGGTCCTGACCAATCCACGCAACCCGATCACGGCGCGCTTTCTCAGCGTGATGGAGGCCGAAAAACCGCCGGCATGA
- a CDS encoding acetamidase/formamidase family protein: MKHHLLPVSPTNIHWGYFSKKVAPALTLKSGDRATIETLTHHANDDYERMIANDPGAESVFHWTKEHKSVVRRGAGPTEGPFVRGSGEGLGVHLLTGPVAIENAEPGDILEVRILDVRPRPSCNACHAGKCFGSNAAASWGFHYHDLIEEPKPREVITIFELDTSGEPYAKAVYNYIWTPQTDPDGIVHPTIDYPGVRVDHTLVRKRENILPNVRVPARLHFGTMGLAPSESDFVSSIPPGYTGGNIDDWRVGKGARMYYPVAVSGAFFSVGDPHAAQGDSELGGTAIETSLTGDFEFILHKNRDLGGTVLEGLTHPMLETDQQWSMYGFTFPNYLAELGKDAQTDIVNHSSLDKAMRDAFRKLRRFLMTVHKMSEDEAIALMSVAADFGVTQVVDANWGVHGSIRKNVFRCT, from the coding sequence ATGAAGCATCATCTCCTCCCCGTTTCGCCCACCAATATCCATTGGGGTTACTTCAGCAAGAAAGTCGCGCCGGCCCTGACGCTGAAGTCCGGCGACCGCGCCACCATCGAAACGCTGACGCATCACGCCAATGACGACTATGAGCGCATGATCGCCAACGATCCCGGCGCCGAGAGCGTGTTTCACTGGACCAAAGAGCACAAGTCCGTCGTCCGCCGTGGCGCCGGCCCGACCGAAGGTCCGTTCGTGCGCGGTTCGGGCGAAGGTCTCGGCGTGCATCTTCTGACCGGCCCGGTCGCGATCGAGAATGCCGAGCCCGGCGACATCCTCGAAGTCCGCATTCTCGACGTGCGGCCGCGCCCGAGCTGCAACGCCTGTCATGCCGGGAAATGCTTCGGCTCGAACGCCGCGGCGTCATGGGGGTTTCATTATCATGACCTGATCGAGGAGCCGAAGCCGCGCGAAGTCATCACGATCTTCGAACTCGACACATCCGGCGAGCCCTACGCCAAGGCGGTCTACAATTATATCTGGACGCCGCAGACCGATCCCGACGGCATCGTTCATCCGACCATCGACTATCCGGGCGTGCGCGTCGATCACACGCTGGTCCGCAAGCGCGAGAACATCCTGCCCAATGTCAGGGTGCCCGCGCGTCTCCACTTCGGAACCATGGGACTGGCGCCTTCGGAATCCGATTTCGTCAGCTCGATTCCACCGGGCTATACCGGCGGCAATATCGACGACTGGCGTGTCGGCAAAGGCGCGCGGATGTATTATCCGGTGGCGGTGTCAGGCGCATTCTTTTCCGTCGGCGATCCCCACGCGGCGCAGGGCGACAGCGAACTCGGCGGCACCGCGATCGAGACGTCGCTGACCGGCGATTTCGAATTCATCCTGCACAAGAACCGCGATCTCGGCGGCACCGTGCTGGAGGGACTGACCCATCCGATGCTGGAGACCGATCAGCAATGGTCGATGTACGGCTTCACGTTTCCGAATTATCTCGCCGAACTGGGCAAGGACGCCCAGACCGACATCGTGAACCATTCGAGCCTCGACAAGGCGATGCGCGACGCCTTCCGCAAGCTCCGCCGCTTTCTGATGACGGTTCACAAGATGAGCGAGGACGAAGCGATCGCGCTGATGTCGGTGGCGGCCGATTTCGGCGTGACCCAGGTCGTCGATGCCAATTGGGGCGTACACGGATCGATCCGGAAGAACGTGTTCAGGTGCACCTGA